The Candidatus Tumulicola sp. region TCCCGAAACGTTCGTCACTGCGGTCACCGGATTCGTGACGCCCGACGGTTCCGCGGTGCACTACGCAAGTGCCGGACATCCTCTGCCGATCGTGGCAAGCACACGGGGAGTAACCCACGGGTCGCCGAGTTGTGGAGGCCTCCCGCTGGGCGTCGTCGAGGAACTCGATCTCGAAACGCACGTCGTTCCGATTGAGACCGATGAAGTGATCGGATTTTATACCGACGGCCTCACCGAATACGCCCGAAACGCGCTCGAAGGCGAAGCGCAACTAAGTGAAGCGCTTTCCACCCTCGCCACTATTGCGCGCGAACGGCCGGCCCAATATGTCGTAGACACGGTGTTGCGCGGCCGGCGCCCGCCGGATGACGTGGCGCTCTTGATCTTTCAGTTCTCCAAGAGCGACCGCCGTCTGCCGATCTACTTCCCTTCAACCAATAAGGAGTGGCGGTTTCATGCGAGCGACGCCAAAGCTGCCCACGTCGCCCGTATCGAAGTGGGCGAGTTTCTTCGCACGACGTGCGGGGGCACAGAAGAGACGTTTCAAAGCGAGCTGATTATCGGCGAGCTTCTAGCGAATACCGTCGACCACGCCCCCGGCTTGGTGCATCTGATTCTGGAATGGACCGGCGATAACTACACGCTAACCGTGCGCGATAGTGGGCCGGGTTTCGAATCGGTCGCATCCGGACTTCCTTCCGACATCATGTCCGAAGGGAGTCGCGGTCTGTTCATCATCGGAGCTTTGGCGTCCGACGTACGGAAAGAGCCGTTGCCTGGTGGCGGCGTCGAAATGCGTGTGACCCTCCCGCTACGCCCGATCGGCAGAAGAAACCAGAAGGCAGAAGAAAACCAGATCGAGCTAGAAGGGCCGATTCATGATTGAACCAGATCGCCCGTCCCCGCATCACCAGCCCGCGACGGAAAAACAGTTGTTAGGCGAATTCTCGAAGAGAGACCAGGCGGTTCTAAAAGAACGACTCAGCCAAGATGCCTACCGGCATTTTGAAGATGCTCTGCACGGCAAGCACGTACCGAATCAGGACGAAATCGCCGAATGGAAACGGGTTAGCGGAAACTAGTCGACGGATGCGTCGTTCGATCGGGTTGCAAATGATGCTACTGGCGTCGCTGTCGTTGACAACCCTCGGAGCGCACGACGGCGAATCCACGAAGCCGTTCCCTTCCGCAATAGCCGATGCGCTCGTGCGCGATCCCGACGTCGCCCCGTGCGCTCAGACCGCGCACGCGCGATCGAATGCGGCGTACGCGAGTGCAAACTTCGATTTCTCCCGCGTTAAACTGACCGGCGGCGCACAAATGATCGTCGTTACCGGCGGAGGCAGTTGTGTTTGCGGGAACGCCAACTGCAAGATCGTCGTGTTCGAACGGAACGGCGACGCATATAGATCCGTCCTTTCCGACTACGGGATCGATTGGAAGGTGCGGCCCGACGGAACCGCCGTCGTCACGTCGCACGATAGCGCCGCGGTCGTTTATCGTACGTCGTATCGCTGGAGCGGAAAAGCATATACGGTCACGGCGACGGATATGGTCTACTTGCCCAGCAACGTATCGAAGCCGGCCACTCGGGCCATCACATTCGCTCCGGGAGCGCCCTCGACGGTGATCCGCGGAAATAAGCTGACGCTCGGTTTCGCAGATGAGTGGACGTTCTCTGCTCGTGCCGGCCAGACGCTCACGCTCACACTCGACGAGCACGATCGCCACTTCGGATCGTTTTCGGTGCGAAGCGATGCAGAAACGCTGGGCACCGCGAACGCGGGAACGCTGCGCGTCGCATTACCGCAATCGCGCCGGTACGAAATTACCGTGGAAGGCGGCGACGAATCGTTTTCGAAGTATGCCTTGAACGTAACGATTCGCTAACAGTTCCATTTCCCGAGGAATTTGCGTAAATCGCCGATCGAACCCGCATAGTAGTAGTGCGGTTCGTCGTAGCGCAGGTTATCGACGACATACCACGGACCGCGCTGATGAACGACGACCGTAACGTGACGTATCGCGTTGGGCTGCTTGCTGACGGACCGCAACGAAACGGGCACGAGGATGCTGGTTCCTTCCTTACGAGGCACGCCGACAGCATATGAGAACGCCGGCGACGATGCATTTGCGAACGGGTCGAACGCAACGTCGTTGGCGCATCCCGCGCACGGCGAGACGCTGAACCCGCCGCCGGTAGCATACGAACTGGAGAGCTCTTCAAACAAAGAGTCGTCGAGGAGCGCTCTTGTTGCCAGCATGTGTTCTTCGACGCGTCCGTGACTCGCGACGTAAAGGTCGTAGAAGGCTTTGACGACACCGAGTGGGCTGCCGGCACTACGTCTCAGTGTATCATCGAGCGGTAACGCGCCGGTCATCATCAAAAAATTTCGAAGATCCACGATCGGACCGAAATTGTAGTACCGTGGCTGGAGATACAGCAGATCGGAGATCGCATAGCGCGCTCCGGAACGAGTCAAAACAAACGTGACATGTGAGGCCGCTTTCGGCAGGCCGGACTGTAGCGTCACCGCGACAAGGGCTCGATCGCCGGTTATGCGCTCGCGGTCGATCCAATACGACGACGCGGCTGTCCGAGCGTACGAGAACGGATCGAACGTTTCGTACGGACACCGGCTGATGTCGACGTATCCCGGGCACGTATTAGCAGAGAACATTCCCGCGTCTGCACGACTGAGCGCGCCGTAGAGCTGGGGTTCGAATAGTGCTTTCACCGTCGAGAGCCGCTCACCGGCACGAGCGTTACTAGCAATGTACCCGTCGTAGAAGGCGCGTACCGTCTGGGATGGCGCCGTTTCGCCGGCACGTGCCACCCAGGCCGACACCCCGACTAGTATCAACACCGCGAGCGAAAGAAATGACGCGTATTTCATCGACTTCACCCTAGAACGCCATTCGCTGAAAAGCCGCCAAGCGTCCTCTGCGTCCGAGCGGGGTGTTCTCGACTCGTGACGTAACCAGACGGCGTGATCGTCCATCTCATCGACGGAACCTACGAACTGTTCCGCCATTTCTACGGGCTTCGTCGAGTCAACGACGGCAAAGTACGCCGGTTCGGAGCGGCTGCCGGAGTGCTCAATACCGTGCTGCAAATGATCGATGAAGGCGCCACGCACGTCGGCGTCGCGACAGATCACGTTATCGAGTCCTTTCGCAACAAACTTTGGAACGGCTACAAAACGGGCGAAGGAATCGATCCTGCGCTCCGCACGCAGTTCGAGCCGCTCGAAGAAGCCCTGCGAGCGATGGGCGTGCCGGTTTGGGCGATGGTCGAACTCGAGGCGGACGATGCCTTGGCCTCGGCGGCCGCGATTGCTTCGCCGGACTCGCGCGTCGAGAAAATCTGCATTTGGACTCCGGATAAAGATCTCGCGCAATGCGTCCGCGGAGATCGCATCGTGCAGGTCGACCGAAGAACCAAGGTGGTTCGAGATGCCGATGGCGTCCGAGCTAAGTTCGGCGTCGATCCCGAGCTGATACCGGACTATCTTGCGCTCGTCGGAGATTCGGCCGATGGGTATCCCGGCATCGCAGGCATCGGGCCGAAAGGCGCGGCCGCTCTCCTCAATCGCTACGGCGCGATCGAGCAATTTCCACCGCAAGAGTTGGGCGATCGTCAGGCTCTGGCGCTGTCATTCAAAGAGCTAGCCATCCTTCGAACCGATGCGGAACTCTTTGCGAACGTCGACGAACTAGAGTGGCACGGCCCTACCGCTGAGTTTTCGGCCACGTGCGAACGGCTCGACGCCCCCGGCGTCCTCGCGCGTGCTACCAGAGCGGCGCAAGCCTTTTCATAAGCGGCGCAAGCCTTTTCATAGATTCTTTACCTTCCCAAGCGATGCTGGACTATGCGCCGTTTGATCTCGATCGCGGTTCTGCCGCTAATCGTATCCGCTTGCCAAGGGACTGAGTCGGTCCCAGCCCGAGCCCCATTTTCCGTTGCCTTCTCTAAACCCGATATATCCGAGGGCCCGCGCGCAGCGCCCACGACATTGATCTTTGCCTCGAACGGTGAGGTCGGCAACGTCGACGTGTACGATGCCAAGACGCTCAAGTTGATCTCGCAGTGCCCTTGCACTGGCGTGGGACTCGCAGTCGACCCACAGTCGGGCGACCTTGCCGTTGGGACGGAGTTGGGGACGGTTACCGTTTGGCACGTGACGAGCAAGCGCATCGCGCAATTTGCCACACTACAACTCTCGCAAGGTCCATATGCGATCAGTCTCGCGTTCAACCAGAAGGGTGACTTGTACGCAGCCAACGCCAGCGACAACGTCATCGATTTCTTCGATGCCACAGAAATAGAAAGCGGCGGCGGAACTCCTACTCGCACGTTATTTACCTCGCACTTGAGCGAAGCGGAGTATATAGCCGCCGATGCGCACAGCTTGCTGGCCGACGGTTACGACAGCAACGGCCAGCCACTGCTCGTTTCGGTAAACACGCGAACCGGCGCAGATACGGTCCTGCAGACGATCCTATCCGGCACGGTGCCCGAGGGCATCGCATTCGATCGCCGTGCGAATCTCATCCTGAATACCGTCGGCACGAACAACACGCTCGCAGTGTATGCAAAGCCGTGGACCGGCGCTCCCACATCGACGCTCGTATACGGCTCAGGCGCGGAAAACAGCTACTACACCGGTATTTCTTTGAATAAATCGCAAAATGCACTTTGGGCTGGGAATTTTACGTTTGCAAACCCGTCACACGCGTCCGGAAGCATACAAGCCAACAGCTACCCCCTGAAAACTGTCGGGCGTTCTTCATCTGAGATCGCGTCCGAGTACTACGATAGCGTGGCGGTAGACCCTCAAACCAAATAACGCGCCTCCGAGAGAAGTCGCTGGAGCAGATTGTGCGCTGGAGCGCAACCTTTCCGATTTGCTGCGGGTTTTGAGGCTGTTATCGAGGACGAGTCTGTGAGACACTCCTTCTCGTCCTCAAGCGCGATCTTTCGAGTGGTCGATAAATTGCGCCACACCGAAAGATAGGCAATCATCTCAATCTTTTCCGAATTCCCCCTGAATGCTGCGCTATTTCGCGGCATCGAAGACTTCAAATATACCGAGGCCACGCCCATACAGCAGGCGGCTATTCCCGTTGCTCTGGCCGGCCGCGACGTCTTCGCGAGCGCTCCAACCGGCAGCGGCAAGACCGCCGCTTTCGGCATTCCGATGATCCAAAAACTCCTCGAGCGTCGCCCCGCCGGTCAGGCTGCGGCGCTGATCTTAACGCCCACGCGTGAGCTCGCACAACAGATTACGCAGCATCTTGGGCGGCTCGCGAAACACACCAAACTGCAAATTACGCCGATTTACGGAGGCGTGGGCATGCGCCCGCAGATCAAAGCCATGCGCCGCGGTACCGACATCATCGTCGCGACGCCCGGGCGCCTGATGGATTTGATGCAGCAGGGCGAAGTTCGTCTCGACTCCATCGAGACGTTCGTGCTCGACGAAGCCGATCGTATGCTCGACATGGGCTTCCTACCGCCCGTAAAGCGCATCGCCGCAAAGCTCCCGGCCCAGCGGCAGACACTTTGCTTCTCGGCGACGCTCGACGGTGCGGTGGCTAAACTGGCGCGCGAGTTTCTCAACGATCCCGTGCGCATCGATTTGGCGCCGGCCTCTCCCGTCGCAACCGTGACCCAGTGGGTGTACGAAGTGGAGACGGAAAAGAAAACCGACCTCCTCGTGGATCTCCTCAAAGACGGCCGCATCTTCAACGCGATCGTTTTTACACGGACGAAATCGCGGGCCGAGCGCGTGGCCGGCGCGTTGACGCGACATAACATCGACACGGAGCGCATTCACGGCGATCGTTCGCAGGCGCAGCGCACGCGGGCTTTGGAAGCGTTTAAAAAAGGACGCTATCGGATCCTCGTCGCCACCGATGTCGCCTCGCGGGGCATCGATATCGCCGATCTCGGCCACGTTATTAACTACGATGTGCCCAACGAGCCGGCCGATTACATACATCGCATCGGACGCACGGCGCGCGCTCAAAAAACCGGCGATGCGATTACGTTCGTTTCACGTGACGAGGCGCGCACGTTTGCGCGTATCGAAGGAGCGATCGGCGCGCCTTTAAAGCGCAGCGAGCACGGCTTCATGGAACCGGCATCCGCTCGAGCGTCAGCGGTGGCGCCGCAAGTGCACCGCCGTTCGTTTACGGCGCGTAGCCCGCATCGCAAGGTTAGCCGGCGCGTATCCAAAGCCGCGGCAAGGTAGAGTCCCCTCAGGACTGCGCGGTATAACTTGCCACACAGTCCTGTTTGTCCCGCGCGCCGGACACTAAAACGGCAGCTATACTTGCAAACATGAAGGTTTGCTTTCGTTTTTGAGCCCGCATCTATGGTCAACGCTTTCGACCGGACGATAGGTCCTCTGCGCGCAAGGGTGCCAATTTTGGCGCGCGAGATATAGCTTAAAGGATTGTTCCATGCGCATTGAGCTTCGTGCTGCCACGGAAGAAGATCGAGCCTTCGTCGAGGAATTGTATTTCAGTACGCAGCGCTGGATTATCGAAAAGTTGTTCGGCTGGCGAGGCGACGCCGTGGAGAAGGCCAAGTTCGCCTCATTTTACGACCAGCGGAACACACAAATTATTCTTGATGAAGATCGAGCTATGGGCTGGTGGACAGTGGTTCGCGATGATGATTTTGTAGAGCTAGGGCAGATTTGTCTAACACCGGAACATCAACGGCGCGGGATCGGAACGCTTCTGATAAGCCAGCTGATCGAGGAGGCGAAAGAGCAGCGGAAAACCGCTTCGGTGAGCACCGCTAAAATAAATCCAGCGCTTTCTCTTTATAAGCGATTGGGCTTCGTCCCGGTTAGCGAAACGGATTTCAAAATCTACCTCGAACGTCGCTAACGTCACAAATCGGCCCGGTCGACGTATCTGGAGCCTAGGAGGTCATTTCATGCGTTACCTTACCGCGCTACTCGCTTTCGTTCTTCTTGCGGCGTCTGCGCCATCGGCCAATCTCAGCGGCACGTGGCAAGGGACGATGACCGTCCCCGGCATCGGAAAGCTTCCTCGGGTGATGCGTATCACCAAGACCGCAGGCGTGTACGACGTCAAGATTTACAGCGCCACGGAGAGCGAAGTACCGATCGCGACGCGCGACGTCAAGGTAAGCGGGTCGACGATCACCATGACGTTCGCCATGAATAGCGACCCGTGGCTTGACTACCACCGCACCTTCACGGCGGCGCTATCCAGCGACGGCAAATTGCTCCGTGGCACGTGGGGAGTACCCGGTGTGATCAACCTGCCGATGGTATACCATCGAACGCCGCCCGTAACGTTGCACATGTTGCAACCGAAGCGCGACCTCTACATTGAGGTCGCGGACGGCGTCAAAGACGAGGTCCTCGACTGGGGCGGCACGGGCCGGCCCATGGTACTATTGGCCGGTCAAGGAGTTACGGCCCGCGGTTGGCGGGCGATTATCCCCGACCTCGTTCCGAAATATCATGTGTATTCGATCACGCGTCGCGGTTATGGCAATTCGAGTAAACCGCCGGCAACTGCCGAAAATTACAGCGCCGAACGGCTCGGAAAAGACGTTCTCGCCATCCTCGACGCGTTACACGTTAGGAAACCGATCATCGTCGCTCATTCGCTCGGCGGCGAAGAGCTCAGTTACATCGGAACGTACGCTCCGCAGAAAGCATCGGCGCTGATCTATCTCGATGCGGCGTATTCCGAGGCATATAATGGGGGCGTTCCCACACCGGCGCCGCCCACTCCGGCACCCGGTCTGCCGACGGAGCAGCCGATCGATACGACGATCGATAACAACCCCGGAAATTTCACGGCGCCGATCGAACTGCCGATCCTTGCGATTTTTGCCAATCCGCATAACGATAAGCCCGGCCCCGGACAGTCAGCGGAGTTGATAGCGGCGGTGAATGACTTTACGACAAAGCAGATCGAGGCGTTCAGAAAAGGTCAGCCTAACGCGAAAGTCGTCGTCATACCCAACGCTAACCACTTCGTGTACATGTCGAATAAAGCGGAAGTGCTTCGCGACATCGATAGCTTCGTCGAGACGCTGCCAAAGTAGCAGACCGCCTATTTCGTACGAACCGCCATCATGCTCCACGCCGGCAACGTTACGGTAAAACTCCCCTTCCAAGCCGGAAGCGATGCAGTCGTGGGGCTTTTCCAAACGTTACTTTTCGACGCGTCGTAGAGCGTCTTATCGTAGACGATGGTGGTTCCACCGGAACCGCTGCTTACGCCGGAGATGGTAATCGGAACGCTAACCGACGAGTCCTTATCGAGGTTGAACAACAGCAAAGCGTAGCCCCCGTCGTAGGTCGAGGCGAACGCGCGTACGTTGGGAGCGGACTTGACCGAAACGCCGAGCATGTGCTCGCCGTCGCGAATAAAATTGGACGCGACTTCATACGCGCTGCCGGTCGGCAGCACCGTCCCGCGCGGGACGTCGGTCTTCGAACAAGCGTCGTAGACGGTGCCGTCAGAAAAGATCATATATCCGCCGAAGTCTTGCCACCCATACACGGATGACTTAAAGTCGCCGCCCGCACTCTTCGAGAGGCAGTTTCCGTAGCCGAGCCACCAAGTCGATCGCGCGACGCCATTTTGCAGCATTTGCCCTATGAGCTGTCCGGCGAATAAAGCTTGAGTGATCGACATCGTCTGCTTCCCAGGCGTGCCATACGTCGAACCGAGCTCCCCGACGTAGATCGGGGTCGATGCGCGACCCGCGGCCTTCAGCTCTTTTTTGAGCGATTGCAGATACTGATCGAGCTTAACTGGAGCTTGCTCGACCAAGAACTGGTCGTTCGACTTCGTTCCCTCCGGATAAAAATGCAATTCGACGCAATCGTACTTTGCTTTTGCTAACACGGTCGAATCCCAGCCACGCGTATCGGGATCGACGTCGACGCAAACGTTGATCGGCGTCGACGACGCTTTCTTCATCTGCGGATAGAAATCGTCGGCCACGTTCTGCGCGTATTGTGACGGATCGTGCGGGTGACTGTGCAGGTCGGTTTCCCACGAACCGAACTGCTCGTTGCCGACCGTCCACCACTTGATGGCGAGTTTTTTGTCGTTGTTAGCGTATTTCACCCAGCCTGCGGCTTCGCTTGGATCCGCACCGGCGGTGCACGCCGGATTCGAACCATAGTTAACGGTGATTGCAACGTCGAGCTTCGCCGGACCGACGATGTCGTTCAGAAGGCTGTCGAACGTCGTATTTGGATTGATGTACCCATTCTTATCGCACGGATGTTTCCCGAGCGAGTTCGTTTGCCAGTGATACTGGTCGGACTCCGATCCGCCCGGCCAGCGCGTCGCGGTCATGCCGGCTGTGCGAAACGCGGTTGCCATGTTGGGTTGCGTGAGATCGTACCAGGTTCCCATGTTGGCCCCGAGTACGAGCGTCGAAACGACGGGTCCGCGCTGAGACGGATCGACGGTGATTGAGGCGCCCGTCGCGGCGCGCGCGGCGCCCTCGAATACGGGCAAGGCTGCCGGTGGAGCGGCTGCATTACAGGCGCTGACTGCAAACACCAACAGCGCGCAGACAATTCGTACTGGCGACATGCTTTCTTATACTACCGGTCTGACGTAGTGTCAACGCGACCCGGCGCCGTGAGCCGCTGCTCTCCCACCCTTCACGAGCCGCGCTCTTGCTGTGGGATTGCTGTGCTCGGGCGGCCCTTCGAGTACTTAGGCGGTGGGTGCGTTTTTCGGATAGAGGTTCCGCAGACCACCGCGATATAGTTTTACCTGGCCGAAGCTGCGAGGGCTCTGGCGCTTAATTTCGCGATGTTGAAGAAAGGCCCAACGAATATGCCTGGCAAGAAGCCGAACATCCTCATCTTATGGGGCGATGACATCGGTATCTGGAATATCAGTAAATTTAGCAATGGAATGATGGGGTATCGCACGCCGAACATCGATCGCGTTGCGAACGAAGGCGGACTGTTCACGGATTACTACGCGCAGCAGAGCTGCACGGCCGGCCGCGCCTGCTTCATTACCGGACAAAACCCGATCCGCACCGGTCTCACCAAAGTGGGCATGCCGGGCGCGACCATCGGCCTACAGGCCGAAGATCCGACCATCGCGGAATTGCTCAAGCCGCAAGGATACGCTACCGGACAATTCGGTAAGAACCATTTGGGCGATCGCAACGAGTTTTTGCCGACGGTCCACGGCTTCGACGAGTTCTTCGGCAACCTGTATCATCTCAACGCCGAAGAAGAACCGGAGCTGCCGGATTATCCTAAGGATCCGAAATTTAAAGCGATGTTCGGACCGCGTGGTGTGTTGCATTGCAAAGCCACCGACACGGACGATGCGACGGTCGATCCGCG contains the following coding sequences:
- a CDS encoding 5'-3' exonuclease H3TH domain-containing protein — protein: MIVHLIDGTYELFRHFYGLRRVNDGKVRRFGAAAGVLNTVLQMIDEGATHVGVATDHVIESFRNKLWNGYKTGEGIDPALRTQFEPLEEALRAMGVPVWAMVELEADDALASAAAIASPDSRVEKICIWTPDKDLAQCVRGDRIVQVDRRTKVVRDADGVRAKFGVDPELIPDYLALVGDSADGYPGIAGIGPKGAAALLNRYGAIEQFPPQELGDRQALALSFKELAILRTDAELFANVDELEWHGPTAEFSATCERLDAPGVLARATRAAQAFS
- a CDS encoding WD40 repeat domain-containing protein — encoded protein: MIFASNGEVGNVDVYDAKTLKLISQCPCTGVGLAVDPQSGDLAVGTELGTVTVWHVTSKRIAQFATLQLSQGPYAISLAFNQKGDLYAANASDNVIDFFDATEIESGGGTPTRTLFTSHLSEAEYIAADAHSLLADGYDSNGQPLLVSVNTRTGADTVLQTILSGTVPEGIAFDRRANLILNTVGTNNTLAVYAKPWTGAPTSTLVYGSGAENSYYTGISLNKSQNALWAGNFTFANPSHASGSIQANSYPLKTVGRSSSEIASEYYDSVAVDPQTK
- a CDS encoding DEAD/DEAH box helicase; translated protein: MAGRDVFASAPTGSGKTAAFGIPMIQKLLERRPAGQAAALILTPTRELAQQITQHLGRLAKHTKLQITPIYGGVGMRPQIKAMRRGTDIIVATPGRLMDLMQQGEVRLDSIETFVLDEADRMLDMGFLPPVKRIAAKLPAQRQTLCFSATLDGAVAKLAREFLNDPVRIDLAPASPVATVTQWVYEVETEKKTDLLVDLLKDGRIFNAIVFTRTKSRAERVAGALTRHNIDTERIHGDRSQAQRTRALEAFKKGRYRILVATDVASRGIDIADLGHVINYDVPNEPADYIHRIGRTARAQKTGDAITFVSRDEARTFARIEGAIGAPLKRSEHGFMEPASARASAVAPQVHRRSFTARSPHRKVSRRVSKAAAR
- a CDS encoding GNAT family N-acetyltransferase: MRIELRAATEEDRAFVEELYFSTQRWIIEKLFGWRGDAVEKAKFASFYDQRNTQIILDEDRAMGWWTVVRDDDFVELGQICLTPEHQRRGIGTLLISQLIEEAKEQRKTASVSTAKINPALSLYKRLGFVPVSETDFKIYLERR
- a CDS encoding alpha/beta hydrolase: MRYLTALLAFVLLAASAPSANLSGTWQGTMTVPGIGKLPRVMRITKTAGVYDVKIYSATESEVPIATRDVKVSGSTITMTFAMNSDPWLDYHRTFTAALSSDGKLLRGTWGVPGVINLPMVYHRTPPVTLHMLQPKRDLYIEVADGVKDEVLDWGGTGRPMVLLAGQGVTARGWRAIIPDLVPKYHVYSITRRGYGNSSKPPATAENYSAERLGKDVLAILDALHVRKPIIVAHSLGGEELSYIGTYAPQKASALIYLDAAYSEAYNGGVPTPAPPTPAPGLPTEQPIDTTIDNNPGNFTAPIELPILAIFANPHNDKPGPGQSAELIAAVNDFTTKQIEAFRKGQPNAKVVVIPNANHFVYMSNKAEVLRDIDSFVETLPK